Proteins encoded together in one Kutzneria kofuensis window:
- a CDS encoding bifunctional DNA primase/polymerase, with the protein MSGSRLRPADPGQQRTLRQAALCYAAHGWPVVPAAFFDGTRYACVQADCVEDGPHPVWRLWQGRASTDPDVVASWYRLFSFAVALPTGTVFDVVEIPEPAAVRVQDALVGHRTPTPIAVWRERGVRLFWVTPGLPADDRLTAMNARIRGEGGWVPAPPTPTRRGPVHWSLPPDEAEWAIVAHEDLAKALDSLN; encoded by the coding sequence GTGAGCGGGTCCCGGCTGCGTCCGGCCGATCCCGGGCAGCAGCGGACCCTCAGGCAGGCCGCGCTGTGCTACGCGGCGCACGGATGGCCGGTTGTGCCGGCCGCTTTCTTCGACGGCACACGGTACGCCTGTGTGCAGGCGGACTGTGTCGAGGACGGTCCGCATCCGGTGTGGCGGCTCTGGCAGGGGCGCGCCAGCACCGACCCCGACGTCGTGGCCAGCTGGTACCGGCTGTTCTCGTTCGCCGTCGCGCTGCCGACCGGCACGGTGTTCGACGTCGTGGAGATTCCCGAGCCGGCCGCGGTTCGCGTGCAGGACGCACTCGTCGGGCACCGCACGCCGACGCCGATCGCGGTGTGGCGGGAGCGCGGCGTGCGCCTGTTCTGGGTGACCCCCGGACTGCCCGCCGACGACCGGCTGACCGCGATGAACGCGCGCATCCGCGGCGAGGGCGGCTGGGTCCCCGCGCCGCCGACGCCGACCCGACGCGGGCCGGTGCACTGGTCGCTGCCGCCGGACGAGGCGGAATGGGCGATCGTCGCGCACGAGGATCTGGCCAAGGCGCTGGATTCCCTGAACTGA
- a CDS encoding aminotransferase-like domain-containing protein, with protein sequence MDNPRIGEAALARLLDGWCTDARESLHRQLAAALTALISSGELPPGTLLPSERALASTLAVSRGTLVTAYTTLRSLGLLDSRQGSGTRVRGVSQPRLPGSATRLNPLSGTADSSVADLSSAALPGQDWVADVVGAVSPDDLRRWVRGHGYHPAGLPALRAAIARHCTEDGLVSEPDQVLVTSGSQQALQLIATAMLAPGDEVLVEDPTNWGALDAFRDRGARLRTIPLRDDGLDADVLVRLLRSRRPRLLYLAPAVHNPVGVNLRPAVAKVIAAAVAETGTALVEDLSSVDTLFAGPPPPSMASFAPDAAVLSIGSLSKLFWGGLRVGWIRSTVDFVKQLVTYRSSADMGSSVPSQLAALRLLEYVPRARRTRAGQLRAGYEWTSELLTTHLPDWTWVEPDGGASLWVRLPEGNALAVAEAARRGGVLVTPGSVFSATDGQLDRVRLSFAAGPDTVLEGVQRLATVWRGRRRLR encoded by the coding sequence GTGGACAACCCCAGAATCGGTGAGGCCGCGTTGGCCCGGCTGCTCGACGGCTGGTGCACCGACGCGCGCGAGTCGCTGCACCGGCAGCTCGCCGCCGCGCTGACCGCGTTGATCTCCTCCGGCGAGCTGCCGCCGGGCACATTGCTGCCGTCCGAACGGGCATTGGCGAGCACACTCGCGGTCAGCCGCGGCACATTGGTCACCGCGTACACAACGCTGCGTTCCCTCGGTTTACTGGATTCACGGCAGGGCAGCGGAACCCGCGTGCGCGGCGTGTCGCAGCCCCGCCTGCCCGGGTCCGCCACCAGGCTCAATCCCTTGAGCGGCACGGCCGACAGCTCCGTCGCGGACCTGTCCAGCGCGGCGCTTCCCGGTCAGGACTGGGTGGCCGACGTCGTCGGCGCGGTCAGCCCGGACGACCTCCGCCGCTGGGTTCGGGGCCACGGCTACCATCCCGCCGGCCTGCCGGCGCTGCGGGCCGCCATTGCCCGGCACTGCACCGAGGACGGCCTGGTCTCCGAACCCGATCAGGTGCTCGTGACGAGCGGTTCGCAGCAGGCGCTGCAGCTGATCGCCACCGCGATGCTCGCGCCCGGCGACGAGGTGCTGGTGGAGGATCCGACCAACTGGGGCGCGCTGGACGCGTTCCGGGACCGTGGCGCGCGGCTGCGCACGATCCCGCTGCGCGACGACGGCCTGGACGCCGACGTGCTGGTGCGGCTGCTGCGCAGCCGCCGGCCGCGGCTGCTGTACCTGGCGCCGGCCGTGCACAATCCGGTCGGTGTCAACCTGCGTCCGGCCGTGGCCAAGGTGATCGCCGCCGCGGTCGCGGAGACCGGCACCGCGCTGGTCGAAGATCTGTCCTCTGTGGACACGCTGTTCGCCGGCCCGCCGCCGCCGTCGATGGCCTCGTTCGCCCCGGACGCCGCGGTGCTGTCCATCGGCTCGCTGTCCAAGCTGTTCTGGGGCGGGCTCCGGGTCGGCTGGATCAGGTCCACTGTGGACTTCGTCAAGCAGCTGGTGACGTACCGGTCGTCGGCGGACATGGGCAGCTCGGTGCCCAGCCAGCTGGCGGCGTTGCGGCTGCTGGAGTACGTGCCGCGGGCGCGGCGGACCCGGGCCGGCCAGCTTCGAGCCGGCTACGAGTGGACCTCGGAGCTGCTGACCACCCACCTGCCGGACTGGACGTGGGTGGAGCCGGACGGCGGCGCCTCGCTGTGGGTGCGACTGCCCGAGGGCAACGCCCTGGCAGTGGCCGAAGCCGCACGTCGCGGTGGCGTGCTCGTCACGCCGGGGTCGGTGTTCTCGGCGACCGATGGCCAGCTGGACCGGGTGCGGCTGTCGTTCGCCGCCGGCCCGGACACCGTGCTGGAGGGCGTGCAGCGGCTGGCCACGGTGTGGCGCGGGAGAAGGCGGTTGCGTTAG
- a CDS encoding lipase/acyltransferase domain-containing protein yields MSPRFLIRAAVAAAVALAVLPGTAEASSPGRTPVVLFPAFHLTKLQVTVRDQTTDPNCPRSGSFQDWFQNTQPSAFSQVCQDELETLRYDPNPAKPMPLRFSEQPGVTVDVIDYGKTDSAPFYEQLYKTLESVGYQRDKDIRVAGYDARLTPDQGGFLARAKWLVEQTYHQNGNRPVQLIGHSNGPLYIQYLLTHTSKAWRDTYIHGFTPLAGNFPGQGLLYSMLFTGLNVSDFGYPKTVDNAVSSARMYLTAPSTYMSASDPKIFGDQETVIKDTSTGRAYTPKDWPKLLNDAGLTAEEQIARYYIGFVRFSTPKYFPDVDVTAEKGSGLPTIVGATLPNLKVGQLVDQSQFIFLSGDSNQEDITNNANRVWSAMKCHSYVLNDNPGVDHFSLPSNVNVLNRLLTTLKAPRHHC; encoded by the coding sequence ATGAGCCCCAGGTTCCTGATCCGCGCGGCGGTGGCCGCCGCCGTCGCGCTCGCCGTGCTGCCGGGCACAGCCGAGGCTTCCTCACCTGGACGCACGCCCGTCGTGCTGTTCCCGGCGTTCCACCTCACCAAGCTCCAGGTGACGGTGCGCGACCAGACCACGGACCCGAACTGCCCGCGGTCGGGCAGCTTCCAGGACTGGTTCCAGAACACCCAGCCCAGCGCGTTCAGCCAGGTGTGCCAGGACGAGCTGGAGACCCTGCGGTACGACCCGAATCCGGCCAAGCCGATGCCGCTGCGGTTTTCCGAGCAGCCGGGCGTCACCGTCGATGTCATCGACTACGGCAAGACCGACAGCGCCCCGTTCTACGAGCAGCTGTACAAGACGCTGGAATCCGTCGGTTACCAACGTGACAAGGACATTCGGGTGGCCGGCTACGACGCCCGCCTCACGCCCGATCAGGGCGGTTTCCTGGCGCGGGCCAAGTGGCTGGTCGAGCAGACGTACCACCAGAACGGCAATCGGCCCGTGCAGCTGATCGGGCACTCCAACGGGCCGCTGTACATCCAGTACCTGCTCACCCACACCAGCAAGGCCTGGCGGGACACCTACATCCACGGCTTCACCCCGCTGGCCGGCAACTTCCCCGGCCAGGGGCTGCTCTACTCCATGCTGTTCACCGGCCTGAACGTGTCGGACTTCGGTTATCCCAAGACGGTCGACAACGCCGTGAGCAGCGCCCGGATGTATCTCACGGCTCCGTCGACGTACATGAGCGCGTCCGACCCGAAGATCTTCGGTGACCAGGAAACCGTCATCAAGGACACGTCGACCGGTCGCGCCTACACGCCGAAGGACTGGCCGAAGTTGCTGAACGACGCCGGCCTGACCGCCGAGGAGCAGATCGCCCGGTACTACATCGGCTTTGTCAGGTTCAGCACGCCGAAGTACTTCCCGGACGTGGACGTGACCGCGGAAAAGGGCTCCGGGCTGCCGACCATTGTCGGCGCGACGCTGCCGAACCTGAAGGTGGGGCAGCTGGTCGACCAGAGCCAGTTCATCTTCCTGAGCGGTGACAGCAATCAGGAGGACATCACCAACAACGCCAACCGGGTGTGGTCGGCGATGAAGTGTCACAGCTACGTGCTCAACGACAACCCGGGCGTGGACCACTTCTCACTGCCGAGCAACGTGAATGTGCTCAACCGCCTGCTCACGACGCTGAAGGCGCCGCGGCACCACTGCTAG
- a CDS encoding TetR/AcrR family transcriptional regulator, which yields MGPVTRPRLTQQERTERTRELLLDATIDCLVELGYARTSTNEICRRAGVSRGAQQHHFATKAELMAHAIEHLVTKLLASMSEHPPASLPGPDRVAMGIDLLWQGYSGSLSTAVMELWVAARTDPELRDAMHPIDKALARRTSELFREMLGDQVTPDQPDLPLWLTVNLIRGLALDAMLGGDPVRRDQLLQEWKTIAVKTYGA from the coding sequence ATCGGGCCTGTGACCAGGCCACGACTGACCCAGCAGGAGCGCACCGAACGCACCCGGGAGCTGCTGCTGGACGCCACCATCGACTGCCTGGTCGAGCTCGGTTACGCCCGCACCTCCACCAACGAGATCTGCCGCCGCGCCGGCGTGTCGAGGGGCGCCCAGCAGCACCATTTCGCCACCAAGGCGGAACTGATGGCACACGCCATCGAGCATCTGGTGACCAAGCTGCTGGCCAGCATGAGCGAGCACCCGCCGGCCTCGCTGCCCGGACCGGACCGGGTCGCCATGGGCATCGACCTGCTCTGGCAGGGCTATTCGGGCTCGCTGTCCACCGCGGTGATGGAGCTGTGGGTGGCCGCCCGCACCGACCCGGAGCTGCGGGACGCGATGCATCCCATCGACAAGGCGCTGGCCCGGCGCACGTCCGAGCTGTTCCGCGAGATGCTGGGCGACCAGGTGACCCCGGACCAGCCCGACCTGCCGCTCTGGCTGACCGTGAACCTGATCCGGGGCCTCGCCCTGGACGCCATGCTCGGCGGCGATCCGGTGCGCCGAGATCAACTGCTCCAGGAATGGAAGACGATCGCCGTCAAGACCTACGGCGCCTAG
- a CDS encoding acyl-CoA dehydrogenase family protein, whose translation MTEDLDQLRRLARDVFAKELTPHQERFAEQHAVDRDLWRRLGELGLVCISIPEEYGGGGGTFAHETVLLEEQARALDSSWGNSVHSGIVAHYLLNYGTEEQKRRWLPRLASGDLVGAIAMSEPGAGSDLQSVRTRAVRGGDEYVINGAKTFITNGSQAELIIVVAKTDADQGAHGISLIVVETAEVEGFRRGRVLDKLGLEGQDTSELFFDDVRVPVGNLLGGQEGQGFIQLMQQLPQERLLIAVAAVAGMEVALDLTVDYVKQRQAFGRELIKFQNTKFELAECATEAAVARAFIDQCVEQHVAGQLDVPTAAMAKMWASERLCRVADRCLQLFGGYGYMKEYPIARIWADARVQKIYGGTNEIMKEIIGRSL comes from the coding sequence ATGACCGAGGACCTCGACCAGCTGCGCCGGCTGGCCCGGGACGTGTTCGCCAAGGAGCTGACCCCGCACCAGGAGCGCTTCGCCGAGCAGCACGCGGTCGACCGGGACCTGTGGCGGCGGCTGGGCGAGCTCGGCCTCGTCTGCATCAGCATCCCCGAGGAGTACGGCGGCGGTGGCGGCACCTTCGCGCACGAGACCGTGCTGCTGGAGGAGCAGGCCAGGGCGCTGGACAGCTCGTGGGGCAACAGCGTGCACAGCGGGATCGTGGCCCACTACCTGCTCAACTACGGCACCGAGGAGCAGAAGCGCCGGTGGCTGCCGCGGCTGGCCAGCGGCGACCTCGTCGGGGCGATCGCGATGAGCGAGCCCGGCGCCGGCTCCGACCTGCAGTCCGTGCGGACCCGGGCGGTGCGCGGCGGCGACGAGTACGTGATCAACGGGGCGAAGACGTTCATCACCAACGGCTCCCAGGCCGAGCTGATCATCGTGGTCGCCAAGACCGACGCCGACCAGGGCGCGCACGGCATCTCGCTGATCGTCGTGGAGACCGCGGAGGTCGAGGGCTTCCGTCGCGGCCGGGTGCTGGACAAGCTGGGGCTGGAGGGCCAGGACACCTCGGAGCTGTTCTTCGACGACGTCCGCGTGCCGGTCGGGAACCTGCTCGGCGGCCAGGAGGGGCAGGGCTTCATCCAGCTCATGCAGCAGCTGCCGCAGGAACGGCTGCTCATCGCCGTGGCCGCGGTGGCGGGCATGGAGGTGGCGCTCGACCTGACGGTGGACTACGTCAAGCAGCGGCAGGCGTTCGGCCGGGAGCTGATCAAGTTCCAGAACACCAAGTTCGAGCTGGCCGAGTGCGCCACCGAGGCGGCGGTGGCGCGGGCGTTCATCGACCAGTGCGTGGAGCAGCACGTGGCCGGGCAGCTGGACGTGCCGACCGCCGCGATGGCCAAGATGTGGGCCAGTGAACGGTTGTGCCGGGTGGCGGATCGCTGCCTGCAGCTGTTCGGCGGCTACGGCTACATGAAGGAGTACCCGATCGCGCGCATCTGGGCGGACGCCCGCGTGCAGAAGATCTACGGCGGCACCAACGAGATCATGAAGGAAATCATCGGGCGGTCCCTGTGA
- a CDS encoding CaiB/BaiF CoA transferase family protein, whose translation MSGPLAGLRVVELAGIAPAPFGCMVLADMGAEVIRIDRPGAPPPVPNDPLTRGRRSVSLDLKKPAAVDAVLRLVERSDVLVEGFRPGVTERLGLGPLDCQARNPRLVYARMTGWGQHGPLADAAGHDIDYIAVAGALEPIGRNGGRPVPPLNLIGDFAGGGLLMATGILAALYERERSGRGQVIDAAMVDGAALVSTFLYGLKANNALSLPRGHNLLDGGAPYYDTYVTADDKFVAIGALEEKFYAELVTLLELDPAALPANRHDPANWPELRSQIAAAVRRRTRDEWAALSVGSDACLAPVLAPDEAARHPHNKARENFVELAGIVQPAPAPRFDRTPSEVPGPPAFSGEHTREVLAELGLTEEELSQLM comes from the coding sequence GTGAGCGGGCCGTTGGCCGGACTTCGAGTCGTCGAACTCGCCGGCATCGCGCCGGCTCCCTTCGGCTGCATGGTGTTGGCCGACATGGGCGCCGAGGTGATCCGGATCGACCGGCCCGGCGCGCCGCCGCCGGTCCCGAACGACCCGCTGACCCGCGGCCGTCGCTCCGTGTCGCTGGACCTGAAGAAGCCGGCGGCGGTGGACGCCGTGCTGCGGCTGGTCGAGCGCAGCGACGTGCTCGTGGAGGGATTCCGGCCCGGTGTCACCGAAAGGCTCGGCCTCGGGCCTCTCGACTGCCAGGCCCGCAATCCCCGGTTGGTGTACGCCCGGATGACCGGCTGGGGCCAGCACGGGCCGCTCGCCGACGCGGCCGGGCACGACATCGACTACATCGCCGTCGCCGGCGCGCTGGAACCCATTGGGCGCAATGGTGGCCGGCCGGTTCCGCCGTTGAACCTCATCGGCGACTTCGCCGGTGGCGGGCTGCTGATGGCCACCGGAATCCTGGCCGCCCTGTACGAACGGGAGCGTTCCGGCCGCGGGCAGGTGATCGACGCCGCCATGGTCGACGGCGCCGCCCTGGTGTCGACCTTCCTGTACGGCCTCAAGGCCAACAACGCGCTTTCACTGCCGCGCGGCCACAACCTCCTCGACGGCGGCGCCCCGTACTACGACACCTACGTCACCGCCGACGACAAGTTCGTGGCCATCGGCGCCCTGGAGGAGAAGTTCTACGCCGAGCTGGTCACCCTGCTGGAACTCGATCCGGCGGCGCTGCCGGCCAACCGCCACGATCCCGCCAACTGGCCCGAGCTCCGCTCACAGATCGCCGCCGCGGTGCGGCGACGCACCCGTGACGAGTGGGCCGCGCTGTCCGTCGGCAGCGACGCCTGCCTGGCCCCCGTGCTGGCCCCGGACGAAGCGGCCCGGCACCCCCACAACAAGGCCCGGGAGAACTTCGTGGAGCTGGCCGGCATCGTGCAGCCCGCCCCCGCGCCGCGGTTCGACCGGACGCCGTCGGAAGTGCCCGGCCCGCCGGCGTTCTCGGGGGAGCACACGAGGGAAGTGTTGGCGGAGCTGGGTTTGACGGAGGAGGAACTCTCTCAGCTGATGTGA
- a CDS encoding LLM class flavin-dependent oxidoreductase — MRFAVAIPQFAVDPREVRRFLVRAEELGFDGAWTQEQIIGSQPVISPLELMAYAAACTERIRLGCAVFVTPLRNPVHLAKSITSLDQLSGGRIDVGVGTGGKHRPFAAFDSGPEHLVTRFTEGLDLMKRLWTEPSVTFDGRFWQLKDAPMEPKPVQRPHPPVWFGANHPDAVRRAVRLGDGFIGAGSSTTARFADLAKLTRQAMEELDRPDFTIAKRVYLAVDDNADRARTRIGEALGSLYAGFPLGDLTSVAVYGTPDDVVRGLREVADAGAEMILLNPMFDEHEQMERLVAEVLPHIS, encoded by the coding sequence ATGCGCTTCGCCGTCGCCATCCCTCAGTTCGCCGTCGACCCGCGCGAGGTGCGCCGGTTCCTGGTCCGGGCCGAGGAGCTCGGCTTCGACGGGGCGTGGACGCAGGAGCAGATCATCGGCAGCCAGCCGGTGATCAGCCCGCTGGAGCTGATGGCCTACGCCGCGGCGTGCACGGAGCGGATCCGGCTGGGCTGCGCGGTGTTCGTGACGCCGCTGCGCAACCCCGTGCACCTGGCCAAGAGCATCACGTCGCTGGACCAGCTCAGCGGCGGCCGGATCGACGTAGGCGTGGGCACCGGCGGCAAGCACCGCCCGTTCGCCGCGTTCGACTCCGGCCCCGAGCACCTGGTCACCCGCTTCACCGAGGGTCTCGACCTGATGAAGCGCCTGTGGACCGAGCCGTCGGTGACGTTCGACGGCCGGTTCTGGCAGCTCAAGGACGCCCCGATGGAGCCCAAGCCGGTGCAGCGCCCGCACCCGCCGGTCTGGTTCGGCGCCAACCACCCCGACGCGGTGCGCCGCGCCGTCAGGCTCGGCGACGGTTTCATCGGCGCCGGCTCCTCCACCACCGCGCGGTTCGCCGACCTGGCCAAGCTCACCCGGCAGGCCATGGAGGAGCTCGACCGCCCCGACTTCACGATCGCCAAGCGGGTGTACCTGGCCGTCGACGACAACGCCGACCGGGCCAGGACCCGCATCGGCGAGGCCCTCGGCTCCCTCTACGCCGGCTTCCCCCTCGGCGACCTGACGTCCGTCGCGGTCTACGGCACGCCCGACGATGTCGTGCGCGGCCTGCGGGAGGTCGCCGACGCGGGCGCGGAGATGATCCTGCTCAACCCGATGTTCGACGAGCACGAGCAGATGGAGCGGCTGGTGGCGGAAGTGCTCCCTCACATCAGCTGA
- a CDS encoding winged helix-turn-helix transcriptional regulator — MARPCSIANALEVIGERWTLLALREVLLGCRRFDQIVQHTGASRDILATRLRKLVDVGLLERRQYEQHPPRYEYHPTDAAKSLHTVLLTLMQWGDTHVTKGPPPTVWEHSCGEVLHAKVVCEHCNEPVELGDSRAVRLGGQPVER, encoded by the coding sequence ATGGCCCGACCGTGTTCGATCGCCAACGCGCTCGAGGTGATCGGCGAGCGCTGGACGCTGCTGGCCCTGCGTGAGGTGCTGCTGGGCTGCCGGCGGTTCGACCAGATCGTGCAGCACACCGGCGCGAGCCGGGACATCCTGGCCACGCGGCTGCGCAAGCTGGTGGACGTCGGCCTGCTGGAGCGCCGCCAGTACGAGCAGCATCCGCCGCGCTACGAGTACCACCCGACGGACGCCGCGAAGAGCCTGCACACGGTGCTGCTGACGCTGATGCAGTGGGGCGACACGCACGTCACGAAGGGCCCGCCGCCGACGGTGTGGGAGCACAGCTGCGGCGAGGTGCTGCACGCCAAGGTCGTGTGCGAGCACTGCAACGAGCCGGTAGAACTGGGGGACAGCCGGGCGGTGCGGCTCGGCGGACAGCCAGTCGAGAGGTAA
- a CDS encoding GGDEF domain-containing protein yields MGDGGDWWRRARSWPLWQLPAPAVAYVLTVETAAVALAAAVATAAPIGTEDLLAFAVLAACSVVHLQASRRIERVRRVTTGGPQVDLTSIWLVAAVCCLPPLLVLGMVVLTRGQRWLAFDRPAHRNWFSAAAITLSACAASGVLLVAGHRPPPMTDVPGSLAELAVLAAASIVYWVAQVLLVGGAIGLTTTRPRLVDLVGDLELNAIDVATVCLGVLVSIALTHAPLVILFGVPVAVVLHRAILVRQFENDARQDAKTGLANTVHWRQVARKELAVAGRRNEGVGLLIIDLDHFKNLNDRYGHLAGDDVLRAVADALRAEVPDFDFVARFGGEEFSILVPGVHSQTSLLHTGDRIRRTLERLTVAITADEGDPAVVGVTASVGAALFPDHAVNLDDLLRTADTALYAAKRGGRNRTCLAGQLDVRPA; encoded by the coding sequence ATGGGTGACGGCGGCGACTGGTGGCGGCGGGCCCGATCCTGGCCGTTGTGGCAGCTGCCGGCGCCGGCGGTGGCGTACGTGCTGACGGTGGAGACCGCGGCGGTCGCGTTGGCGGCGGCCGTCGCGACGGCGGCCCCGATCGGCACGGAGGACCTGCTGGCCTTCGCGGTGCTGGCGGCGTGCTCGGTGGTGCACCTGCAGGCGTCCCGGCGGATCGAGCGGGTCCGTCGGGTCACGACCGGCGGCCCCCAGGTCGACCTGACGTCGATCTGGCTGGTGGCGGCGGTGTGCTGCCTGCCGCCGCTGCTGGTGCTGGGCATGGTGGTGTTGACGCGTGGTCAACGGTGGCTGGCGTTCGACCGGCCGGCCCACCGGAACTGGTTCTCGGCGGCGGCGATCACCCTGTCGGCGTGCGCGGCCAGCGGCGTCCTGCTCGTGGCGGGCCACCGGCCGCCACCGATGACGGACGTGCCGGGGTCGCTGGCCGAGTTGGCGGTACTTGCGGCGGCGAGCATCGTCTACTGGGTGGCGCAGGTGCTGCTCGTCGGCGGCGCCATCGGGCTGACCACGACACGGCCCCGGCTGGTGGACCTCGTCGGCGATCTGGAGCTGAACGCCATCGACGTCGCCACGGTCTGCCTCGGCGTCCTGGTCTCCATCGCGCTGACCCACGCGCCGCTGGTGATCCTGTTCGGCGTGCCGGTGGCGGTCGTCCTGCACCGGGCGATCCTGGTCCGGCAGTTCGAGAACGACGCCCGCCAGGACGCCAAGACCGGGCTGGCCAACACCGTGCACTGGCGGCAGGTCGCCCGCAAGGAACTGGCCGTCGCCGGCCGCCGCAACGAGGGCGTCGGGCTGCTGATCATCGACCTGGACCATTTCAAGAACCTGAACGACCGCTACGGCCACCTCGCCGGCGACGACGTGCTGCGGGCGGTCGCCGACGCCCTGCGCGCCGAGGTCCCCGACTTCGACTTCGTCGCCCGCTTCGGCGGCGAGGAGTTCAGCATCCTGGTGCCCGGCGTGCACAGCCAGACCTCGTTGCTGCACACCGGCGATCGCATCCGCCGCACGCTGGAACGCCTGACGGTGGCCATCACTGCCGACGAGGGCGATCCCGCTGTCGTCGGCGTGACCGCGTCGGTGGGCGCGGCCCTGTTCCCGGACCACGCGGTGAACCTGGACGACCTCCTGCGCACCGCGGACACGGCGCTGTACGCGGCCAAGCGCGGCGGACGGAACCGGACGTGTCTGGCGGGGCAGCTGGACGTGCGACCGGCGTGA
- a CDS encoding thiopeptide-type bacteriocin biosynthesis protein encodes MGSIEPMVSVAGRRVPLAEFLADCLDPAGDEELVAARLTFLAGGLDALRTAGAPRWTQVGLAGIAAGLYPALRDAVEQLLADGEITDFLFTHGAPGMRVRFAAAPGRATQVRAEVRRLAARWRRHGLVAEAVPGVYEPEAHLFGGPDSMRHAYQLFTVDSVIWLRHHSANSCGSLGDNTPAWVVSLRMLRAVFDGLQITGWEDRDVWARVREITGGQPGPASEELAGWWTGDDELLGRLPEPTRELLEQHRERVAPVLERWRAEYFATDQARVGPREAAAYHVVQHWNRARLGSARQARILDALVGRRAG; translated from the coding sequence GTGGGGTCGATCGAACCCATGGTATCGGTGGCCGGCCGGCGCGTTCCGCTGGCCGAGTTCCTGGCCGACTGCCTCGACCCCGCCGGGGACGAGGAGCTGGTCGCGGCCCGGCTGACCTTCCTGGCCGGCGGGCTCGACGCGCTGCGCACCGCGGGCGCGCCGCGCTGGACGCAGGTCGGCCTGGCCGGCATCGCCGCCGGGCTGTACCCGGCGCTGCGGGACGCGGTCGAGCAGCTGCTCGCCGACGGCGAGATCACCGACTTCCTGTTCACGCACGGGGCGCCGGGCATGCGGGTGCGGTTCGCCGCCGCCCCGGGCCGGGCCACCCAGGTGCGGGCCGAGGTGCGCCGGCTGGCCGCGCGCTGGCGGCGGCACGGGCTCGTGGCCGAGGCGGTACCCGGCGTGTACGAGCCGGAGGCGCACCTGTTCGGTGGTCCGGATTCGATGCGGCACGCCTATCAGCTGTTCACCGTCGACTCGGTGATCTGGCTGCGTCACCACAGTGCCAATTCCTGTGGGTCCCTCGGGGACAACACACCGGCTTGGGTGGTGTCGCTGCGCATGCTGCGGGCCGTGTTCGACGGCCTGCAGATCACCGGTTGGGAGGACCGCGACGTGTGGGCGCGGGTGCGGGAGATCACCGGCGGCCAGCCCGGGCCGGCGTCGGAGGAACTGGCCGGCTGGTGGACCGGCGACGACGAGCTGCTGGGCCGGCTGCCCGAGCCGACCCGTGAGCTGCTGGAACAGCACCGGGAGCGGGTCGCGCCGGTGCTGGAGCGGTGGCGCGCCGAGTACTTCGCCACCGACCAGGCCCGAGTCGGGCCGCGCGAGGCGGCGGCGTACCACGTGGTGCAGCACTGGAACCGAGCGAGGCTCGGGTCGGCGCGGCAGGCGCGGATCCTGGACGCACTGGTCGGTCGCCGTGCCGGATGA
- a CDS encoding DUF3558 family protein, whose protein sequence is MRGLPLVGLAALVLAGCSAPAPTPAPVKLDDLDLTPYMGKPCSLFDADQLSDLGLTRPVERPEQPNLSVCVLSAKDPGAFGAIVHLETRATAPKTDDHTKVAGYPALERPGPKDCTVWVVVADHQRLMAETRGDNACHSAENVATSAIATIKRQNP, encoded by the coding sequence CTGCCGCTGGTCGGGCTGGCGGCGCTTGTGCTCGCGGGCTGCTCGGCGCCTGCCCCCACCCCGGCGCCGGTCAAGCTGGACGACCTGGACCTGACGCCGTACATGGGCAAACCGTGCTCGCTGTTCGACGCCGACCAGCTGTCCGATCTGGGCCTGACCCGGCCGGTCGAGCGCCCCGAGCAGCCGAACCTGAGCGTGTGTGTGCTGTCCGCGAAGGACCCCGGCGCCTTCGGCGCCATCGTGCACCTGGAGACCAGGGCGACGGCCCCGAAGACCGACGACCACACGAAGGTGGCCGGTTATCCGGCGCTCGAGAGGCCCGGGCCGAAGGACTGCACCGTTTGGGTGGTCGTCGCGGACCACCAGCGGCTGATGGCCGAGACAAGGGGTGACAACGCCTGCCATTCGGCGGAAAACGTTGCGACATCGGCCATCGCAACGATCAAACGGCAGAACCCGTGA